Proteins from a genomic interval of Thermoanaerobacterium thermosaccharolyticum DSM 571:
- a CDS encoding pro-sigmaK processing inhibitor BofA family protein, giving the protein MNLSIEYNIIIAYVVGLFLLYILGWLLVVPRKFLLRLILNGIIGALVLFFINMAGKSFGIYVGINPITALIVGFLGIPGVILLIVLQYIV; this is encoded by the coding sequence ATGAATTTAAGCATTGAATATAATATAATCATAGCATACGTTGTTGGGCTCTTTTTATTGTACATATTAGGTTGGCTATTAGTTGTGCCGAGAAAATTTTTATTAAGGCTTATATTAAATGGTATAATAGGAGCATTAGTTTTGTTTTTTATAAATATGGCCGGCAAATCATTTGGGATATACGTTGGTATAAATCCGATAACTGCGCTGATTGTCGGATTTTTGGGGATACCAGGAGTGATTTTGCTTATTGTATTGCAATATATTGTGTAG
- a CDS encoding DUF2508 family protein produces MGSLYNIFKEISATKEEKNNENDVLINEVQNTMRQLKDAEIYFQNVTDPDLIDQAIYNLESLRKKYTYLLKKAKENGVNFDNFSSLIS; encoded by the coding sequence ATGGGCTCACTATATAACATTTTTAAGGAAATTTCTGCTACAAAAGAAGAAAAAAATAACGAAAATGATGTTTTGATAAATGAAGTACAAAATACGATGAGGCAACTTAAGGATGCAGAAATATATTTTCAAAACGTCACAGATCCAGACTTGATAGATCAGGCAATATACAATCTTGAATCTCTTAGAAAAAAATACACATATTTATTGAAAAAAGCTAAAGAAAACGGAGTTAATTTTGACAATTTCAGTTCACTTATATCATAA
- a CDS encoding DUF1657 domain-containing protein, which yields MTVKSDIEKAVAAAQSALGTYAQFASATDDPAAKQMFQQMQQDMQRHVNMLNNRLNYINSNNKLNQQQQATQQVQNILSNKK from the coding sequence ATGACTGTAAAAAGTGATATTGAAAAAGCTGTTGCTGCAGCACAGTCGGCACTTGGTACTTACGCTCAGTTTGCCAGTGCAACAGATGATCCAGCAGCGAAACAGATGTTTCAGCAAATGCAACAAGATATGCAAAGGCATGTCAACATGCTTAATAACAGGTTAAACTATATAAATTCAAATAACAAGCTAAATCAACAGCAACAGGCAACACAGCAAGTTCAAAATATACTATCAAATAAAAAATAA